In the genome of Streptomyces sp. 846.5, the window ACCAGCCGAAGCCTGGGAGTCAGCGCTTCCGGTGCCGTGCCGACGCCGGTACCGGGCGCCTTCGTATCAGTGACAGACATGAAGTCGAGTCCTTTTCCTCATGGTTCAGGTCACCGAGAAGGCTCGTCGGCATCCGGACTCCCAGCCAGACCCCTGCCTTGCACAGCCGGCGCGTGGGTAGTCACCACAGGACCACCCTTAAGGCGCCCGGTCCCCGGGGCCGGCGGGCATCATGGGAAGTCGGTGGTCACTTCCTGCCGCACTCCGCCGACCTGGAGGCACGCATGCACGCCTCGTCCGAGCTGGGGGACTTCCTCAGGACGCGCCGCGCCGCGCTGCGTCCCGAGGACGTCGGCATCACCCCGCACCCGAGCCGCCGCCGCGTCACCGGGCTGCGCCGCGAGGAGCTGGCGACGCTGGCCAGCGTGAGCATCACCCACTACACCCGGCTCGAACAGGGCCGCGCGACCAACGCCTCCGACGGCCTGCTGGAGGCGATCGCGCGCACCCTGCGCCTCACCGACGACGAGACGGCCCACCTGAAGGACCTAGCCCGCCCCGCGGCTGCCTCGTCCCGCAGCGCACCACTGCACCGGGTGGCGCACGCCAGCGCCTCGGCCCGGCAGCTGCTGGCGGCCATGACCGACGTACCGGCCGTCGTCATGGACCGGCGCGGCGACGTCCTGGCCTGGAACCGGCTGGGCCACGCGCTGCTCGCCGGACACCTGCCGGCCGAGGGCCCCGGCACACCCGCCACCCGCCCCAACCTGACCCGGATGCTGTTCCTGGACGAGCAGTACCGGG includes:
- a CDS encoding helix-turn-helix transcriptional regulator; translation: MHASSELGDFLRTRRAALRPEDVGITPHPSRRRVTGLRREELATLASVSITHYTRLEQGRATNASDGLLEAIARTLRLTDDETAHLKDLARPAAASSRSAPLHRVAHASASARQLLAAMTDVPAVVMDRRGDVLAWNRLGHALLAGHLPAEGPGTPATRPNLTRMLFLDEQYRELYTDWHDQAQLAVASLRLVAGRHPDDRSLAELIGQLAMNCDEFASLWARHPVRTCTSGVKQLRHPLVGAMELSFENLVIPGTSGQRLIAYTAEPGSPSEAALRLLGSATDCPTASSAAALSSSVG